The stretch of DNA TGCATCTCTCAAAGCTCCGTTTAAGAGATTTTGGTCAATAATAAGGTTTTCATTTCTGGTTCTCTGATAAAGATTTTTAATCCTCTTTTTCAGACTTTGTGTAAAATCCATCAGCATTGTATTGCTAAACGTTTTCATTTTAGAAGCGCTGTCACGCCAGAAAGGAACTTTATCTGCTTTATTATTTTTAAGAATTTTATAGAGTAAGGAATCTTTTTCCAGACCTTTAGTCATTCCATACAGGATAATTTCCGAACGTTCAGAAGCATTGGGTGGAAAGACAGGAATCAATACATCAAATCTTCCGGGAGCCAAAACTTCTTCATCAATTTCTGATATGGAATTGGCAGATCCTACCATAAGCACATCCTCTTTTTCAAATTTTCCGATATAATGAAGAATAATTTCCTGGGTTTCAAGATTGTAAGAAGTAACATTGTTTTCAGGGCTTCTCTCCATCATAATATCATCAAAGTCATCCATAAAAAGGAGCACCTTCTCTTCTTTCATGATGCTTAATAAAAAATCATTAAAGTTGGTTTGGTTCCCGTTCACAAAAGAAGTTCCCAGATAATGCTTTTTGACTTCTTTAAAATGATATCCGATAATTTCTGCAATTTTATTCGCCCAGAAAATTTTACCACTTCCCGGAGGACCATATAAAATAATTCCTGCAGGTTTATTAATTCCCCAATCTTTAATCTGTTGCTTGTTCAGGAAAGGTTCTAAAACACTTGAAATATAAAAGAACAAATCCCGGTACCCGATGAAATCTCTTTGTTGAAGGCTCGTCTTGTAGCCAAAATAATCATATACAAACTGATAGTTTCCTCCCAGTTTGTTATCAATACCATAGCTGGAAATCGAGGAACGGAAAAATCCGTTATCAAAAATATTCGGTGTGGTATCTTGTATAGCTTTTTCTACTTTTTCTTTGGGCTGATTAATGGTTTCTGCAATTTGCTCCAGTGTTTTATTCTGATCAAGATCTTTTTCATATTTTCTCAGAAAATCAACATTCTCACGAGCAAATTTTTCAAAGTCTTCTTTGATCTCAAAATTAGTACTCATACATACGCCTAACTCAAGGTCAAAATCCTGTATAAATTGTTTGATCGCTTCTGCCGATATATTTAATTCCTTTGCCAGTTCAATTAACTTCATATTCACAAATTATACAATCAAATTTAATATTTTAATCCGGAAAGTTTATTTAAAAATAACTTAAACTTTGTAACAATTTGTTAATTACACGGACTACTACTATGTAAAACAAATTACATGGAAAAAATTTTATCAGTAAAGAATCTGACTAAAAAATTCAAACGAGTGGTGGTCAACAATATTTCCTTTGACGTAGAAAGAGGAAATGTTTACGGCCTTCTGGGTCCCAATGGAAGCGGAAAATCCACAACATTCGGAATGCTTCTGTCAACTATCAATCCTACCAGTGGTGATTGGTATTGGTTTGGAAAGAAAGGAACTGATCCTGATACTCTGAAAAAAATAGGAGCGATCATTGAACAACCTAATTTTTATCCTTACTTGAGTGCTGAGACCAATTTAAAAATCGTTGCTGAAATTAAAGAAGCTCCCTATGAAAGAATTGATGAAGTCTTAAAAACCGTAGGACTTTTCGAAAGAAAAAAAGATACTTTTAAAACCTTTTCCCTGGGAATGAAACAGCGTTTAGCTATTGCTTCAGCCATGTTAAATAACCCGGAAGTAATGATTCTTGATGAGCCAACCAATGGACTTGATCCTGAAGGAATCATTCAGATCAGAGAAATTATATCCAGCATTGCAAAACAAGGCATTACCATCATCATTGCTAGCCACCTTCTGGATGAGATCGAAAAGATCTGCAGCCATGTAATTGTTTTAAAAGAAGGAAATGCTATTTACAGCGGAAGAGTTGACGAAATCACCAATAACCAGGGG from Chryseobacterium piperi encodes:
- a CDS encoding ATP-binding protein; protein product: MKLIELAKELNISAEAIKQFIQDFDLELGVCMSTNFEIKEDFEKFARENVDFLRKYEKDLDQNKTLEQIAETINQPKEKVEKAIQDTTPNIFDNGFFRSSISSYGIDNKLGGNYQFVYDYFGYKTSLQQRDFIGYRDLFFYISSVLEPFLNKQQIKDWGINKPAGIILYGPPGSGKIFWANKIAEIIGYHFKEVKKHYLGTSFVNGNQTNFNDFLLSIMKEEKVLLFMDDFDDIMMERSPENNVTSYNLETQEIILHYIGKFEKEDVLMVGSANSISEIDEEVLAPGRFDVLIPVFPPNASERSEIILYGMTKGLEKDSLLYKILKNNKADKVPFWRDSASKMKTFSNTMLMDFTQSLKKRIKNLYQRTRNENLIIDQNLLNGALRDAAGKLTEEYLGQVERFLNDAIINNFDDFQYRIKALRAELETFKIVEEPARAIGFQHNGENDGGEDKG
- a CDS encoding ABC transporter ATP-binding protein gives rise to the protein MEKILSVKNLTKKFKRVVVNNISFDVERGNVYGLLGPNGSGKSTTFGMLLSTINPTSGDWYWFGKKGTDPDTLKKIGAIIEQPNFYPYLSAETNLKIVAEIKEAPYERIDEVLKTVGLFERKKDTFKTFSLGMKQRLAIASAMLNNPEVMILDEPTNGLDPEGIIQIREIISSIAKQGITIIIASHLLDEIEKICSHVIVLKEGNAIYSGRVDEITNNQGYFELKADNNTLLLATLEELQWFTSVTLENDLIKAQIREDASISASGLNQKLAEKGIFLSHLTKKKLSLETQFLELVKNTNTHA